One genomic window of Anaeromyxobacter diazotrophicus includes the following:
- a CDS encoding rhomboid family intramembrane serine protease, with the protein MPPDAEAPPPPEPRLARLRAAPATSGLLAALAAAFLASLVHPELVQRFAKVDARVRAGEWWRLFTASFLHGGLLHVGVNAYALYAIGPTVERLYGRVRFLLVFLLGGALGFAASTAFVRQPSLGASAGLFALLGVLLGFAVRERRRLDPSSRRAMMREILTVAGLNLGLGLMVPFVDNAAHLGGFAGGLLLGVVLRPRSARRAPAAQLPPPATPRA; encoded by the coding sequence GTGCCCCCCGACGCCGAAGCGCCGCCGCCCCCGGAGCCCCGCCTGGCCCGCCTGCGCGCGGCACCCGCGACGAGCGGGCTCCTGGCCGCGCTGGCCGCCGCCTTCCTCGCCTCGCTCGTCCACCCCGAGCTCGTCCAGCGCTTCGCCAAGGTGGACGCGCGGGTGCGGGCGGGTGAGTGGTGGCGGCTCTTCACGGCGAGCTTCCTGCACGGCGGGCTCCTGCACGTGGGGGTGAACGCGTACGCGCTCTACGCCATCGGCCCCACCGTCGAGCGGCTGTACGGGCGCGTCCGCTTCCTGCTGGTGTTCCTGCTGGGCGGCGCGCTCGGGTTCGCCGCCAGCACCGCCTTCGTCCGCCAGCCGTCGCTCGGCGCGTCGGCCGGCCTGTTCGCGCTGCTCGGCGTGCTGCTCGGGTTCGCGGTGCGCGAGCGCAGGCGGCTCGATCCGTCGTCCCGGCGCGCCATGATGCGCGAGATCCTCACCGTGGCGGGCCTCAACCTGGGCCTCGGTCTCATGGTCCCCTTCGTGGACAACGCCGCCCACCTCGGCGGCTTCGCCGGCGGGCTCCTGCTGGGGGTGGTGCTCCGGCCGAGGAGCGCCCGGCGCGCCCCGGCGGCACAGCTCCCGCCCCCGGCGACGCCCCGCGCGTGA
- the ligD gene encoding non-homologous end-joining DNA ligase, with translation MAAARKREVLELEGREVAISNPDKLYFPAAGITKLELVRYYLAVKEGALRGVRDRPMALKRYVDGAEGEAFFQKRAPASRPPWVDVVELRFPSGRSAQEIVVRDAAQLAWVVNLGCIDLHPHPVRAGDLDHPDELRVDLDPVPGVPWSQVREVALLAREVLAEHGLTGWPKTSGSRGMHVYARLLPRWTYQEVRAAALALAREVERRAPALATSKWWKEERHGVFLDYNQNAKDRTVASAYAVRPTPDARVSTPLSWDEVPGCDPAAFTLRTVPARLAERGDPGAGIDAAPGSLEPLLALAARQRADGQGDAPWPPHYAKGEGEPPRAPPSRRKIRDSS, from the coding sequence ATGGCCGCCGCCCGCAAGCGCGAGGTGCTCGAGCTCGAGGGGCGCGAGGTCGCCATCTCCAACCCGGACAAGCTGTACTTCCCGGCCGCCGGGATCACCAAGCTCGAGCTCGTCCGCTACTACCTCGCGGTGAAGGAGGGGGCGCTGCGCGGCGTGCGCGATCGGCCGATGGCGCTCAAGCGGTACGTGGACGGCGCGGAGGGCGAGGCCTTCTTCCAGAAGCGCGCCCCCGCGTCGCGCCCGCCTTGGGTGGACGTCGTCGAGCTGCGCTTCCCCTCGGGCCGCAGCGCCCAGGAGATCGTCGTGCGCGACGCCGCCCAGCTCGCGTGGGTGGTCAACCTCGGCTGCATCGACCTGCACCCGCACCCCGTCCGCGCCGGCGACCTCGACCACCCCGACGAGCTGCGCGTCGACCTCGACCCGGTGCCGGGCGTGCCGTGGAGCCAGGTGCGGGAGGTGGCCCTCCTCGCGCGCGAGGTGCTGGCCGAGCACGGCCTCACCGGCTGGCCCAAGACGAGCGGCTCGCGCGGCATGCACGTCTACGCCCGGCTCCTGCCGCGCTGGACCTACCAGGAGGTCCGGGCGGCGGCGCTCGCCCTGGCGCGCGAGGTGGAGCGGCGCGCGCCGGCGCTCGCCACCAGCAAGTGGTGGAAGGAGGAGCGGCACGGCGTCTTCCTCGACTACAACCAGAACGCGAAGGACCGGACCGTCGCCTCCGCGTACGCGGTGCGGCCAACCCCCGACGCGCGCGTCTCGACCCCGCTCTCCTGGGACGAGGTGCCGGGTTGCGACCCGGCGGCGTTCACCTTGCGCACGGTGCCGGCTCGGCTGGCGGAGCGCGGCGACCCCGGCGCGGGCATCGACGCGGCGCCGGGCTCGCTCGAGCCGCTCCTGGCGCTCGCGGCGCGGCAGCGCGCGGACGGGCAGGGCGACGCCCCGTGGCCGCCGCACTACGCCAAGGGGGAGGGGGAGCCGCCGCGCGCGCCGCCCTCGCGGCGGAAGATCCGCGACAGCTCGTAG